TGGAGGACCGCCTGGACACCGGCCGCTGGCAGGGCACCGACCCGGCGTCCCTCAACGCCCGCGCCACCACGGCCGACCCCACCACCCCCACCCGCTACGTCTCGTACCGCCCCACCCCCTACCTGCGCCCGTACGACCTTGCCCACCCCGCCGACCGCCGATGACCTCGTACGACCGCCTGCCGCACGGTCGGCGGGCGGTCGTACTCTTGCCCCCGTGGAGGACTACGACATCCAGGACACCGCGGACGGACCGCAACCGCGCCCGCAGTCGCTCATGCTCACCTTCTTCGGCAACCACGTCCTGGAGGAGGGCGACCTGGGCGTCTACTCGGGCAGCATCATCGACGTCCTGGGCCGGGTCGGCGTAGGGGAACAGGCGGTGCGCTCCACCCTGACCCGCATGGTGAACCGGGGTCTGCTCCAGCGGCAGCGCGAGGGCCGCAAGATGTTCTTCGGACTGACCCCGCAGGCCACCCGCGTCCTGATCGACGGGCGCACCCGCATCTGGAAGCAGGGCGCCGTCAACGACGACTGGGACGGCTCCTGGACCCTGCTCGGCTTCTCGCTGCCCGACTCCTGGAAGCGCCAGCGTCACGACCTGCGCTCCCGGCTCACCTGGTCCGGGTTCGGCGCCCTGTACAGCGGACTGTGGATCGCCCCC
Above is a window of Streptomyces griseorubiginosus DNA encoding:
- a CDS encoding PaaX family transcriptional regulator C-terminal domain-containing protein, with the protein product MEDYDIQDTADGPQPRPQSLMLTFFGNHVLEEGDLGVYSGSIIDVLGRVGVGEQAVRSTLTRMVNRGLLQRQREGRKMFFGLTPQATRVLIDGRTRIWKQGAVNDDWDGSWTLLGFSLPDSWKRQRHDLRSRLTWSGFGALYSGLWIAPGEVDVSAVVAELGLTAHVKIFHARAAEVTDIEQMIRDTWDLESIAARYVTFDKRWSDRLGQAPDDDPIGTRLRLVSEWLWTIRTDPRLPARHLPPAWPARTAQETFYAVAEQTHPALKAARTTLETTPLRGVPEQVI